A window of Perognathus longimembris pacificus isolate PPM17 chromosome 6, ASM2315922v1, whole genome shotgun sequence contains these coding sequences:
- the LOC125352399 gene encoding LOW QUALITY PROTEIN: ornithine decarboxylase-like (The sequence of the model RefSeq protein was modified relative to this genomic sequence to represent the inferred CDS: inserted 1 base in 1 codon; deleted 1 base in 1 codon) — protein sequence MSHFNKEDVDCHILDEGFTAKDIVDQKINELSSSDDKDAFYVADLGDILKKHLPWLKALPRVTPFYAVKCNDSRAIVSTLAAIGTGFDCASKTEIQLVQSLGVPSKRIIYANPCKQVSQIKYTASSGVQMMTFDSEVELLKVARAHPKAKLVLRIDTDDSKAVCRLSVKFGAMLKTSRLLLERAKELNTDVIGVSFHVGSGCTDAETFVQAVSDARCIFDMGAEVGFDMYLLDIGSGFPGSEDVKLKFEEITSVINPALDKYFPSDSGVQIIAEPGRYYVASAFTLAVNIIAKKXVWKEQSGSDDEDELNEQTFMYYVNDGIYGSFNCILYDHAHVKSLLHKRPKPDEKYYFSSIWGPTCDGLDRILERCGLPETQVGDWMVFENMGAYTVAAASTFNGFQRLTIHYVMSRLMWQLMQQVQKHGFQPGAEEQDSVSTLPLSYAQESGLERCPAPRASGSINVKKLPVAVKCKCSLN from the exons ATGAGCCACTTTAATAAGGAAGATGTTGACTGCCATATCCTTGATGAAGGCTTCACCGCCAAGGACATCGTGGACCAGAAAATTAATGAATTGTCTTCTTCTGATGATAAGGATGCCTTTTACGTGGCAGACCTGGGAGACATTCTAAAGAAGCACCTCCCATGGTTGAAAGCTCTTCCCCGAGTCACTCCCTTTTATGCAGTCAAATGTAATGACAGCAGAGCCATAGTGAGCACCCTGGCTGCCATCGGCACCGGCTTTGACTGTGCCAGCAAGACTGAAATACAGTTGGTGCAGAGCCTCGGGGTGCCTTCCAAAAGGATCATCTATGCAAACCCTTGTAAGCAAGTGTCTCAGATCAAGTACACGGCCAGTAGCGGAGTCCAGATGATGACTTTCGACAGTGAGGTGGAGCTGCTGAAAGTGGCCAGAGCGCACCCGAAGGCCAAGCTGGTTTTGCGGATCGACACTGATGATTCCAAAGCAGTCTGTCGCCTCAGTGTGAAATTTGGTGCCATGCTCAAAACCAGCAGACTTCTTTTGGAAcgagcaaaagagctaaacacTGATGTCATTGGTGTCAGCTTCCACGTGGGGAGCGGCTGCACTGACGCGGAGACCTTCGTGCAGGCGGTCTCTGATGCCCGCTGTATCTTCGACATGGGGGCTGAGGTGGGCTTCGACATGTATCTGCTGGATATTGGTAGTGGCTTCCCCGGATCTGAGGACGTGAAGCTGAAGTTTGAAGAGATCACTAGTGTGATTAACCCAGCCCTGGACAAGTACTTCCCGTCAGACTCTGGAGTGCAGATCATAGCGGAGCCAGGCAGATACTACGTTGCATCTGCCTTCACACTTGCAGTTAATATCATTGCCAAAA TGGTCTGGAAGGAGCAGAGTGGCTCTGATGATGAAGATGAGCTAAATGAGCAGACATTCATGTATTATGTAAATGATGGCATATACGGATCCTTCAATTGCATCCTTTATGATCATGCACATGTAAAGTCCCTGCTGCACAAGAGACCCAAGCCCGATGAGAAGTACTACTTCTCCAGCATTTGGGGGCCCACGTGCGACGGCCTGGATCGCATCCTTGAGCGCTGTGGCTTGCCCGAGACGCAAGTGGGTGATTGGATGGTCTTTGAGAACATGGGTGCCTACACTGTTGCTGCTGCTTCTACCTTCAATGGCTTCCAGAGGCTGACTATCCACTACGTGATGTCACGGCTCATGTGGCAACTCATGCAGCAAGTGCAGAAGCACGGCTTCCAGCCCGGCGCGGAGGAGCAGGAC TCAGTCAGCACACTGCCCCTGTCCTACGCCCAGGAAAGCGGCCTGGAGCggtgccccgccccccgcgcctctGGCAGCATCAATGTGAAGAAACTTCCCGTAGCTGTCAAGTGCAAGTGTAGCTTGAATTAA